Genomic DNA from Setaria italica strain Yugu1 chromosome V, Setaria_italica_v2.0, whole genome shotgun sequence:
AGCTGATTGGGCTTTGGCGGGGCTGAGGGTCTTATAGTTGCTGACTGATTCCGGTGTGTGTCCAGGTCGCTTCCAAGGAAGGATGTGGAGGTCCTGGTGGCCAACGCCGCGCCTGTTCTGTTCAAGGATGGGGAGTCTTCAGCACAGCGGCTGCGGCGGTACCTCGCGGGGGAAGAAACCGATGTGAGTAATTGCCATTTCCTTGGTTGGTCTCATTGCTTCATTATTGGTTGGGTGCAGTAAATCTTAGTTCAATCATCTATTGTTCATCAGTCTGCTGGAATAAGATCTTACTGAGCTCTAGTTACTGTCTGAGTAGATGTATGGTTTCTGTGCTACCACTATGTTTTCATTGAGACACTGAGATGCATAACCGATTCATGGCCAGTccgtgaaaaaaaaatccaaatagAAAGTTCCGTATTTTTGCCACAATTTTTCTTGCACCTTCTAGTTCGTATGACAGTTGTCTGCAATTGAAATGCTATATTTACCTCAAATCCAACTTTAATAAAGTTGAATTTTCATACTATGACGTACAATTTAATTTGTTCAGAGAGAATGGAAAGTACTTACTGGTCAACACACTAAACATGTGAAATTTTTGCCAGGTCATTGTTTCAGAGAGAGCTGAAACTGTTGATATTATTCGATATCTGTTAAGTTACACATACAGTTCTTCCGACAGCTTCTCAGAAGCCAAGGAACTTATTGATTCAGCTGTGAGAAATATCATGGCAGAGTTAGTAAGTTTTACTGTGGAATCAACTCCCAAACCAAGTTCCTTGAGTCAACCTGAACGATTTTCCAGACCTCCAGGGCAAAATATCGAAATGAAGCGAGGCGACTGGATCTGTACAAGGTGTGCCAATTCTATCATTCTATTTCTTTATATTTTCCAGTTGTGCTTCGCTCTGTGCCTTGCATTGTGTGAACCTTCGCATTAATCATTTGTTATTACTAGATATGGTGTATATAAGTGCGTACTTAGATGTTTCGTTCTATTGTTGCAAAGTAGGCTGCACAACTCTGCACCTATACGATCACTTTCTTTTTGTACAACCTGTCACTACTCTTGCACTAGCTTGTAACATTCAACCTGTTTTTCTCTAAtatgtttttttccttctactCAACTTTAAGTGAATATGCTTTGCAACTTTCAGATGTAGCTTCATGAACTTTGCAAGAAATGTTAGGTGCCTTGAGTGCAATGAGCAACGGCCAAAGAAGTTGCTGACTGGTGGAGAGTGGGAATGCCCGCAGTAAGATCTGACTTGCTAATTGCTAAGTTTTCGGAGTTTATATAACTTTTGACACAGCTGACTTTATTTTGTTCTTTTGCTAAGGTGTGATTTCTACAATTATGGAAGGAATATGTCGTGCTTAAAATGTGAGTGCAAAAGACCAGCAACAATCCCACCAACCCCTTCATTTGCTGGTTCTGGTTTAGGTGGTGTGGCACAGCTTCTTAATGCAACGAATGGTGGTAAATCTGAAATTGATAGAAAACTTGCCGAAAATGATGAAAAGGCAGAAAGATGGTTGAGCAAAGTTTCTCAACTCGACGATTCTGCTGATCTAAGTAGTCTAGCAGAAGATGAGGACTTTCCTGAGATTATGCCTATGCGCAAGGGGGTGAATAAATTTGTGGTTAGCACCCGTAAAACACCACTTGAAAGAAGGCTAGCAAATGCACAGTACAGCAACAATAGCCCTCAAGCTGCATCATCTGATGACTCAAAGATCAGTCAAACTTTGGACAGGATACTTGGGCGTTCAAAACCTACTGCAGCCTCAAACAATCAACCTGGAACTGGAGATGCTCTGAAAAAATCAACAGACCACCTTAGCAGTATTGATCCTGTTCCATTTGTGCCCCTACCTGCAGATATGTTTGCTCAACCACAGAGTAATAATGGACAGGGAAATCTGGATGGCCAAATAAATGCAGAAGTTGACAGTTCCATGGAAAATAGCACAGTGCCCTTAGCTGAGAGGCAAGATGGCATGGAATCATCAGATACTGCTGAGAAATGGTCCAAGAAAGTTGGAGAACTTGACGTAAATGACGTCCCAAGTGTGACTTCTGATGAATACTTACCCGAGATTATGCCAATGAGGAAAGGTGAAAACCGGTTTGTAGTTAGTAAGAAGAAAGACCGCTCGCTGACATCACCACAGTTCAAAAGGCGCAGTTTACTTGAGCATGCTGACAATTCTGATTTTGTCCCATTTGTCCCATTTCCTCCTGATTACTTTGCCAAGAAAGATAAGCCGGTGGAGAATACTGCAGCGACAGGAATAGTGTCAGAAGGTTCTCCAACATCTGAAAAGCGCTTGGAAACAAATGCTTCATCAGGAAAGTACGGAAACAGCTCGAATACTTCACAAGTGGTGGGTAGTCAGCCCAAAGGCAACGTGGATAATGAGAACTGGAACAGAAATAACTCTCAGCAAAACTCAAGTTCTGGTGGTTATGGTCAAAGCAACAACTATCAGCATCACTCACAATCTCATGGGGCACAATCTTGGCCTAGTGATACTGCAAATACTGGTACTTGGAACACAGGCTACTCCCATGGGAACTTTAAGGAGAGCAGAGGTGACTCTACTTACAATGGAGCTAGCTCTGCACAACAACCTTATAATTCAGGTTATAACAGCAACAGCAATTCTTGGAGCAGTGAGAACAATAACAGCAACACTGCTTGGACTGGCAACAGCAATTATAACAACGATAGTGCTTGGAGCGGCAACAACCATTATAACAACAATAATGCTTGGAGTGGTAATACTTCGTATAGCAACAGCAGCAGTACTTGGAACGGCAATGGCAGCTATAACAACAATACTTGGAGAAGCAGTCACAGTTATAACAACAATGCAACATGGAGCAACAGCAGCCACAGTGCGTGGAGCAGTAGTAACAGCAATAACCAGCGTGACTCATTTGCTGACAATAGCAATGCTGCCAGCATCAGCGATTCCATGAACCCTAATCAGACAATTCACAACTCAGGTTATGGAGGAAGCTCAAATAGAGATTACACTGGAAAAAGCTTAGAAGGATCTGCTGTGAAGGATCCTGATCCTCTGGACATGTCTGAGGAAGCCAAGGCAGAGAGATGGTTCAGGAGAGCAGCCCAGATAAAGGACATCTCCGAGCTTGCCAACATTCCAGACGAGGACTTCCCTGAGATAATGCCGATGAGGAAGGGGGTGAACAGATTCGTGGTGAGCAAGAGGAAGACTCCATTGGAGAGGAGGTTAACATCTCCGCAATACAGAAGGAACCTGCCAATTGTCAGTTCTGAACCGGAGAAAGATGCCAGCTGAAAACTCAAGCATCATGACTGGGTGCATAACACCAGTGTATTCTTTGACACCAAATTGTGACAATAAACCAGTGATCAGAAATAGAAACCATGAAAAAAGCTCAGGAAAGTTTTCTGTAAGGTAAAAATTTTGTCCGCAATGGCAAGGGGTTTGCTGGATTTTGCTTGTTACGTGTACCCTATACGAATGTGTGTTGTACTAATACCTTCAACACTGAACCCGTGGATGACACTTATCGAAGTTTTGGCTTGTTTGAGGTACACATGTTATATTCTTGTATTCTTTCATTGAATTTGTTTGTTAAATTCGGATACTATAGTGTGTTCTACCTCCTGGTTTGGATGAAGCAGAGTATGCCTACCCTTTCTGAAAATGGCTCGTGGCTTATTTGGGTATGAGTCTTAGTTATAGTATTTGGCTTCACCTTCAAGACGTGGGAAATAAAGTGGACGACGATTTGGTTTATGTACATTGTTAACGGAATTCTATAATTTTAGCTCAATTACAATTTTTTTGGTCTGATTATCATGTTAGATTCCACTGTTTAGTTAGCTTCCGATGCAAATATGTATATCGAATATGGAAATGGGATGAGAATATTTTGAAAATATTGTTCGCTTGGCTTATAATTCGCTAAAGTGTCATGCCATGGCTATGTGCGTAACATTTGGGTCAATTGCTAACTCGAAAAGGTCAACCTAATACGATAATTGTTGGAGGAGAGCACAATAATTGATATGGTGTGTTTTATCTTTTATGTAGCCATGTAGGTACGTTTATAAAACCGTATATGTATAGGATATGTATGGCCTTCTGAATCTGAACATATACTTGTGCTTAATGTTTCCATTGAAAGGGGAAAAATAatttgtttctattttttaaatTCCTTTTGAGGAAATTAGGAAACacaattaaaaaaaagtaaaggatATTGAAGTAAAAAATCTCATTaaaatatcaaaaaaaaattcagaatatATTCATTTGTTTAAATTTCAGatatgaacttttttttatctaGCTATAATTATTAAAAAGGTAGCAGTGtgtaaaggaaagaaaaaaaaacgacAAAAGAGAGAGAGTCAACAACTCGCTGCCATCGTCCATCAAAACGGTCCAAGTCCATGGCCGAACAGGTCGGGCCTAACGGGCCGGCGAGAGGGGCATGCCCCGCGAAGTTGTGGTTGCCCGGCGTGTACAGCCCGTTAAGGCCCCGCACCCCCTCACCATCCCACGCCTCCGCCATATAAAGGGTTGCCCCAACCCTAGCACCCCTTCTATTTTCCCCTCCCGGTTCCCCAGCAGCCGCCGCGCGCTGCTCCATTTGCCACAGGGCCCtttgccggcgacgagcacccaCCAGGTAtgccctccccttctcttcccttcctGCTGTGCGAAACGGAGCACCTCAAACCCAAATATAAGCTATTTGCATCCGAATCCCGCCCAGTTACAATTTATTACCTAATAGCTTCGGTTTTGTTTGCAAAAGTTATCGGGTGTACATGCCCTATGCTGGGTTCGCTCCTGGCCTAATGATCATCATGCAAGAGAGGCATGTATGCGCAGTTTGCAACAGTTGCTGCTTTGTGTTTCTGCTGTCAGTAGTTAACCAACAATCACCTAGTGTATGGGCTTGTGGTGGTTAGTGTTCTTGTGTAGATAGTCGTCACAACTTGTTGATTTTACTAGTTTCATTTGAATCAGAGCACATGTACTGAGGCGCTATATCTATTTGGATGGCATAATAGCCTTTTTTTTGTGTGCTAGAATGACAAGGGAACCCGCTTTGCAGTAAATATTTTAACTCGTATTTTTACTGCCAGTAGTCGCCCAATAATTACCTGTCGATATCCTGAATTTTGCAACTTTTCACTGTTTCAGTTCATGGAGAGTTGCTGTACTGTCttagttgcttttttttttggctctgTTCTTTAAACATAGGTCGTGATTCTCATGTTTGTTGCTTATGACATCCAGGCAGGAGCTTGTGAAAGTTCCCTAAGACCGACAAGATGGTTCTTAAGTAAGTTAATTCTTTTTATTAAATTGTTGCAATGTATTTTTCATCGTTGTTGCTAATTAAATACTATATGATCTCTGGACGACACAAATTGCACAGTAGCCTATGTTTTTGTTAATTACTAG
This window encodes:
- the LOC101758955 gene encoding zinc finger protein VAR3, chloroplastic, with protein sequence MGGASKLLSSLLLTSSPLRLRPATAAAALFLTPPCVASRRLLLLSSRSPLRTLCTSSAAAASSSFPPPPRAPFPEWSRLVDRLAAAGYASRVPSLGDELALASGCDLSDSAEAAVSTCLAFARDRPDLLRSLPRKDVEVLVANAAPVLFKDGESSAQRLRRYLAGEETDVIVSERAETVDIIRYLLSYTYSSSDSFSEAKELIDSAVRNIMAELVSFTVESTPKPSSLSQPERFSRPPGQNIEMKRGDWICTRCSFMNFARNVRCLECNEQRPKKLLTGGEWECPQCDFYNYGRNMSCLKCECKRPATIPPTPSFAGSGLGGVAQLLNATNGGKSEIDRKLAENDEKAERWLSKVSQLDDSADLSSLAEDEDFPEIMPMRKGVNKFVVSTRKTPLERRLANAQYSNNSPQAASSDDSKISQTLDRILGRSKPTAASNNQPGTGDALKKSTDHLSSIDPVPFVPLPADMFAQPQSNNGQGNLDGQINAEVDSSMENSTVPLAERQDGMESSDTAEKWSKKVGELDVNDVPSVTSDEYLPEIMPMRKGENRFVVSKKKDRSLTSPQFKRRSLLEHADNSDFVPFVPFPPDYFAKKDKPVENTAATGIVSEGSPTSEKRLETNASSGKYGNSSNTSQVVGSQPKGNVDNENWNRNNSQQNSSSGGYGQSNNYQHHSQSHGAQSWPSDTANTGTWNTGYSHGNFKESRGDSTYNGASSAQQPYNSGYNSNSNSWSSENNNSNTAWTGNSNYNNDSAWSGNNHYNNNNAWSGNTSYSNSSSTWNGNGSYNNNTWRSSHSYNNNATWSNSSHSAWSSSNSNNQRDSFADNSNAASISDSMNPNQTIHNSGYGGSSNRDYTGKSLEGSAVKDPDPLDMSEEAKAERWFRRAAQIKDISELANIPDEDFPEIMPMRKGVNRFVVSKRKTPLERRLTSPQYRRNLPIVSSEPEKDAS